The following are encoded in a window of Gammaproteobacteria bacterium genomic DNA:
- a CDS encoding cysteine desulfurase, whose protein sequence is MDNLTRTTIQLMARRANIVLTDGHWRVLEYAHTYYARNQVGPLYRNIERYTGVTQDTVERMFPHGLQSVYHWVDIPIQITHEIPCKPIANIKASDYREVFLDHNATTYLRKEVSDAMRKFLDKPLNFANPSSSSTPAKKIHHILEKARFQVAHCLGVHHTEIIFTGSGSEAINLAIKGIAFRHLSHPGHLITSVTEHSAVLQTIRFLEGLGFNATYLEVDREGIVSAQSVREAIRPDTQLVSIMAANNEIGVINPIAEIGAICRAIGVPLMVDAVQAFGKIPLHPRDWGVSLLALSGHKIYAPKGVGALYVAANLPVIPLIHGGEQEDGRRAGTENVMGILGLGLAAKLAHRELTREAKRLACLRNQMLTRLQEIEPKMIVNGSLFHRLPNNLNVGFPGIDSGSLLLSLNQIGISVSVGSACHSGGTETSHVIRALGVDTDHHGIVRFSLGLHTTEADLDYFFRYLPSILSDLRASHDQGQNRH, encoded by the coding sequence ATGGATAATCTGACCCGAACCACGATTCAATTAATGGCGCGCCGCGCCAATATTGTTCTTACTGATGGGCATTGGCGGGTGCTGGAGTATGCTCATACCTATTATGCCCGCAATCAAGTAGGCCCACTATATCGGAATATCGAACGTTATACCGGAGTAACACAAGATACTGTGGAACGGATGTTTCCCCATGGTTTACAATCTGTTTACCATTGGGTGGATATTCCTATTCAGATTACTCATGAAATACCCTGTAAACCCATTGCTAACATCAAGGCATCTGATTACCGCGAGGTCTTTCTCGACCACAATGCAACGACGTATTTACGCAAGGAAGTCAGCGACGCGATGCGTAAATTTCTGGACAAGCCATTGAATTTTGCCAATCCGAGTAGTAGCAGCACGCCGGCAAAAAAAATTCACCACATACTTGAAAAAGCTCGTTTTCAGGTTGCGCATTGTCTTGGGGTTCATCACACCGAAATTATTTTTACTGGCAGCGGTTCCGAAGCAATTAATCTTGCCATCAAGGGGATTGCTTTTCGTCATTTATCACACCCTGGTCATTTGATAACCAGCGTCACGGAACATAGCGCAGTACTTCAAACAATACGATTTCTCGAAGGGTTGGGGTTTAACGCAACTTATTTAGAGGTGGATCGGGAAGGCATCGTTTCTGCTCAGTCAGTGCGGGAAGCCATTCGTCCCGATACACAGTTGGTGTCAATCATGGCTGCCAACAATGAAATTGGTGTAATCAACCCCATCGCTGAAATTGGTGCAATTTGTAGAGCCATAGGGGTACCCTTGATGGTCGATGCGGTACAGGCTTTTGGCAAAATTCCCCTCCATCCTCGGGACTGGGGAGTATCCTTGCTCGCATTGTCAGGACATAAAATTTATGCTCCTAAAGGGGTAGGAGCGTTGTACGTCGCCGCTAACCTGCCAGTGATTCCGTTGATTCACGGCGGCGAACAGGAGGATGGCAGGCGGGCGGGCACCGAAAACGTCATGGGGATACTTGGCTTGGGATTGGCGGCCAAACTGGCACATCGTGAGTTGACCCGGGAAGCCAAGCGGCTTGCCTGCTTACGAAACCAAATGTTGACTCGACTGCAAGAGATCGAGCCAAAGATGATTGTTAATGGCTCGCTCTTTCATCGACTCCCAAATAATCTCAACGTTGGTTTTCCAGGCATTGATAGTGGCTCTTTGTTGTTAAGTCTTAATCAGATCGGGATATCGGTTTCGGTCGGATCCGCTTGCCACTCAGGCGGTACCGAGACTTCTCATGTTATCCGCGCTCTAGGGGTAGATACCGATCATCATGGGATTGTTCGATTCAGTCTTGGCCTTCATACTACTGAGGCAGATCTAGATTATTTTTTTCGCTATCTGCCGAGCATTCTTTCTGATCTACGCGCGAGTCACGATCAAGGTCAAAATCGGCATTAA
- a CDS encoding conserved hypothetical protein (Evidence 4 : Unknown function but conserved in other organisms) — protein MSEFISLFNRLMVALEAPGLNIPTTGVKFFHQDTPIPFKVQDYAPSKLTLTSCQAAKQAGLGDPVLLTVDNIGCIAAAISLGLVDQHQTHPLSGPRIYTNIMHQQSDRGNDFLAPTPKDFTDGIVYACKSAGRPDFCLFGTRDQGRFKNQNIARNAVAEMMAIQPAIMRGVFLYPPDFTDLEFVPDVVVMSIRPVELTRIIQAHQYNTGKRLEASMGGLRAVNSDLIVRPYLTQQINISPYCLGARLIARYEANRLGIGIPYTEFCVLVEGMEASQGGYPFSEYPGATDSDDG, from the coding sequence ATGAGTGAATTCATATCTTTATTTAATCGCCTGATGGTCGCGCTGGAAGCGCCTGGATTAAATATTCCTACTACAGGAGTAAAATTTTTTCATCAAGATACTCCGATTCCATTTAAGGTTCAGGACTACGCGCCCAGTAAATTGACTCTGACTAGCTGCCAGGCCGCCAAACAGGCGGGACTTGGCGACCCAGTATTGTTGACTGTGGATAATATCGGTTGTATTGCTGCCGCCATTAGTTTGGGGCTAGTTGATCAACATCAAACCCACCCACTGAGTGGTCCTCGCATTTATACCAATATAATGCATCAACAATCGGATCGAGGAAATGATTTTTTAGCCCCCACACCTAAGGATTTTACTGACGGAATAGTTTATGCTTGTAAAAGTGCGGGTAGACCCGATTTCTGTTTATTTGGTACTCGCGATCAGGGACGATTCAAAAATCAAAACATTGCCAGAAATGCAGTAGCTGAAATGATGGCTATCCAGCCGGCAATAATGCGCGGAGTGTTTCTCTATCCACCAGATTTCACCGATCTGGAATTCGTTCCAGACGTAGTGGTAATGAGCATTCGTCCGGTGGAGCTAACGCGCATTATTCAAGCACATCAATATAATACCGGAAAACGTTTGGAAGCGAGCATGGGAGGATTACGGGCAGTTAATTCCGATCTTATCGTTCGACCTTATTTAACCCAACAAATTAACATTTCTCCCTACTGCCTGGGAGCACGCTTGATTGCTCGCTATGAAGCTAATCGATTGGGTATTGGCATACCTTATACCGAATTTTGCGTATTAGTAGAAGGAATGGAGGCTTCTCAAGGTGGTTATCCTTTTTCCGAATATCCAGGTGCCACGGATAGCGATGATGGATAA